A section of the Lepus europaeus isolate LE1 chromosome 19, mLepTim1.pri, whole genome shotgun sequence genome encodes:
- the RPS9 gene encoding small ribosomal subunit protein uS4 translates to MPVARSWVCRKTYVTPRRPFEKSRLDQELKLIGEYGLRNKREVWRVKFTLAKIRKAARELLTLDEKDPRRLFEGNALLRRLVRIGVLDEGKMKLDYILGLKIEDFLERRLQTQVFKLGLAKSIHHARVLIRQRHIRVRKQVVNIPSFIVRLDSQKHIDFSLRSPYGGGRPGRVKRKNAKKGQGGAGAGDDEEED, encoded by the exons ATGCCGGTGGCCCGGAGCTGGGTGTGTCGCAAGACGTACGTGACCCCGCGGAGACCCTTCGAGAAGTCCCGCCTCGACCAGGAGCTGAAGCTGATCG GCGAGTACGGGCTGCGGAACAAGCGCGAGGTGTGGAGGGTCAAGTTCACGCTGGCCAAGATCCGCAAGGCCGCCCGCGAGCTGCTGACGCTGGACGAGAAGGACCCGCGCCGGCTGTTCGAAG GCAACGCCCTGCTGCGGCGGCTGGTCCGCATCGGGGTGCTGGACGAGGGCAAGATGAAGCTGGACTACATCCTGGGGCTGAAGATCGAGGACTTCCTGGAGAGGCGCCTGCAGACCCAGGTCTTcaagctgggcctggccaagtccATCCACCACGCGCGCGTGCTGATCCGCCAGCGCCACATCAG ggtgCGCAAGCAGGTGGTGAACATCCCGTCCTTCATCGTGCGCCTGGACTCCCAGAAGCACATCGACTTCTCCCTGCGCTCGCCCTACGGCGGGGGCCGGCCCGGCCGCGTGAAGAGGAAGAACGCCAAGAAgggccagggcggggcgggggctggagaCGACGAGGAGGAGGACTGA
- the TSEN34 gene encoding tRNA-splicing endonuclease subunit Sen34: protein MLVVEVANGRSLVWGAEAVQALRERLGVGGRTVGALPRGPRQNSRLGLPLLLMPEEARLLAEIGAVTLVSAPRPDPRQHGLALASFKRQQEQSFQEQSALAGEAREARRQELLEKIAEGQAAKKQKLEQEAAAGQAQEGQASGGQDEAAPSSSQPGPSSGPAPLPRSALLVQLATARPRPVKARPLDWRVQSEDWPHAGRPAHELRYSIYRDLWERGFFLSAAGKFGGDFLVYPGDPLRFHAHYIAQCWAPDDPIPLQDLVSAGRLGTSVRKTVLLCSPQPGGKVVYTSLQWACLQ, encoded by the exons ATGCTGGTGGTGGAGGTGGCGAACGGGCGCTCCCTGGTGTGGGGGGCCGAGGCGGTGCAAGCGCTGCGCGAGCGCCTGGGCGTGGGGGGCCGCACGGTGGGCGCCCTGCCCCGCGGGCCCCGCCAGAACTCGCGCCTGGGCCTCCCGCTGCTGCTGATGCCCGAAGAGGCGCGGCTGCTGGCCGAGATCGGCGCCGTGACCCTGGTCAGCGCCCCGCGCCCGGACCCCCGCCAGCACGGCCTG GCTCTGGCATCCTTCAAGCGCCAACAAGAGCAGAGCTTCCAGGAGCAGAGCGCCTTGGCCGGGGAGGCCCGGGAGGCCCGGCGTCAGGAGCTGCTGGAGAAGATCGCGGAGGGCCAGGCCGCCAAGAAGCAGAAGCTGGAGCAGGAGGCGGCCGCAGGGCAGGCCCAGGAGGGCCAGGCTTCCGGGGGGCAGGACGAGGCAG ccccctcgTCTTCCCAGCCAGGGCCTTCCAGCGGGCCGGCCCCCTTGCCCAGGTCCGCTCTGCTCGTGCAGCTGGCCACCGCCAGGCCGCGACCTGTCAAGGCCAGGCCGCTGGACTGGCGCGTGCAGTCCGAGGACTGGCCGCACGCCGGCCGGCCTGCCCACGAGCTGCGCTACAGCATCTACAGGGACCTGTGGGAGCGCGGCTTCTTCCTCAGCGCCGCGGGCAAGTTCGGCGGCGACTTCCTGGTCTACCCAG gcGACCCGCTCCGTTTCCACGCGCACTACAtcgcccagtgctgggcccccgACGACCCCATCCCCCTGCAGGACCTGGTCTCTGCCGGCCGCCTGGGAACCAGCGTGAGAAAGACCGTGCTGCTCTGCTCCCCGCAGCCCGGCGGCAAGGTGGTCTACACCTCCCTGCAGTGGGCCTGCCTGCAGTGA
- the MBOAT7 gene encoding lysophospholipid acyltransferase 7 isoform X1 — protein sequence MSPEEWTYLVVLLISIPIGFLFKKAGPGVKRWGAAAVGLGLTLFTCGPHTLHSLVTILGTWALIQAQPCSCHALALAWTFSYLLFFRALSLLGLPTPTPFTNAVQLLLTLKLVSLASEVQDLHLAQRKEMASGFSKGPPLGLLPDVPSLMETFSYSYCYVGIMTGPFFRYRTYLDWVEQPFPGAVPSLRPLLRRAWPAPLFGLLFLLSSHLFPLEAVREDAFYARPLPARLFYMIPVFFAFRMRFYVAWIAAECGCIAAGFGAYPVAAKARAGGGPTLQCPPPSSPEKAASLEYDYETIRNIDCYSTDFCVRVRDGMRYWNMTVQWWLAQYIYKSAPARSYVLRSAWTMLLSAYWHGLHPGYYLSFLTVPLCLAAESRLESALRGRLGPGGQQAWDWVHWFLKMRAYDYMCMGFVLLSMGDTLRYWGSVYYCIHVLALACLALGLALGGGSPGRRKAAPPQAADPTPAKLHEE from the exons ATGTCGCCGGAGGAGTGGACGTATCTGGTGGTTCTTCTTATCTCCATCCCCATCGGCTTCCTCTTTAAGAAAGCTG GCCCCGGGGTGAAGCGATGGGGGGCGGccgccgtgggcctggggctcACCCTGTTCACCTGCGGCCCCCACACCCTGCATTCTCTGGTCACCATCCTCGGGACCTGGGCCCTCATTCAGGCTCAGCCCTG ctcctgtcacgccctggccctggcctggaccTTCTCCTATCTCCTGTTCTTCCGAGCCCTCAGCCTGCTGGGCCTGCCCACTCCCACGCCCTTCACCAATGCCGTGCAGCTGCTACTGACGCTTAAG CTGGTGAGCCTGGCGAGTGAGGTCCAGGACCTGCACCTAGCGCAGAGGAAGGAgatggcctctggcttcagcaaGGGGCCCCCCCTGGGGCTGCTGCCCGACGTGCCGTCCCTCATGGAGACGTTCAGCTACAGCTACTGCTACGTGGGGATCATGACTG GCCCGTTCTTCCGCTACCGCACCTACCTGGACTGGGTGGAGCAGCCCTTCCCCGGCGCCGTGCCCAGCCTGCGGCCCCTGCTGCGCCGCGCCTGGCCGGCCCCGCTCTTCGGCCTGCTCTTCCTGCTGTCCTCGCACCTCTTCCCGCTGGAGGCCGTGCGCGAGGACGCCTTCTAcgcccgcccgctgcccgcccgcCTCTTCTACATGATCCCCGTCTTCTTCGCCTTCCGCATGCGCTTCTACGTGGCCTGGATCGCCGCCGAGTGCGGCTGTATTGCCGCCGGCTTCGGGGCCTACCCCGTGGCCGCCAAagcccgggccgggggcggccccACCCTCCAATGCCCACCCCCCAGCAG tccgGAGAAGGCGGCCTCCCTGGAGTATGACTATGAGACCATCCGCAACATCGACTGCTACAGCACGGACTTCTGCGTGCGGGTGCGGGACGGCATGCGGTACTGGAACATGACGGTGCAGTGGTGGCTGGCCCAGTACATCTACAAGAGCGCACCTGCCCGCTCCTACGTCCTGAG GAGCGCCTGGACCATGCTGCTGAGCGCCTACTGGCACGGCCTCCACCCTGGCTACTACCTGAGCTTCCTGACCGTGCCGCTGTGCCTGGCCGCCGAGAGCCGGCTGGAGTCGGCGCTGCGGGGGCGGCTGGGCCCCGGGGGCCAGCAGGCCTGGGACTGGGTGCACTGGTTCCTGAAGATGCGCGCCTACGACTACATGTGCATGGGCTTCGTGCTGCTGTCCATGGGCGACACGCTCCGCTACTGGGGCTCCGTCTACTACTGCATCCacgtcctggccctggcctgcctggcgctggggctggccctgggcgggGGCAGCCCGGGCCGGCGGAAGGCAGCGCCTCCGCAGGCCGCCGACCCCACGCCGGCGAAGCTGCACGAGGAGTGA
- the MBOAT7 gene encoding lysophospholipid acyltransferase 7 isoform X2 gives MGGGRRGPGAHPVHLRPPHPAFSGHHPRDLGPHSGSALLVSLASEVQDLHLAQRKEMASGFSKGPPLGLLPDVPSLMETFSYSYCYVGIMTGPFFRYRTYLDWVEQPFPGAVPSLRPLLRRAWPAPLFGLLFLLSSHLFPLEAVREDAFYARPLPARLFYMIPVFFAFRMRFYVAWIAAECGCIAAGFGAYPVAAKARAGGGPTLQCPPPSSPEKAASLEYDYETIRNIDCYSTDFCVRVRDGMRYWNMTVQWWLAQYIYKSAPARSYVLRSAWTMLLSAYWHGLHPGYYLSFLTVPLCLAAESRLESALRGRLGPGGQQAWDWVHWFLKMRAYDYMCMGFVLLSMGDTLRYWGSVYYCIHVLALACLALGLALGGGSPGRRKAAPPQAADPTPAKLHEE, from the exons ATGGGGGGCGGccgccgtgggcctggggctcACCCTGTTCACCTGCGGCCCCCACACCCTGCATTCTCTGGTCACCATCCTCGGGACCTGGGCCCTCATTCAGGCTCAGCCCTG CTGGTGAGCCTGGCGAGTGAGGTCCAGGACCTGCACCTAGCGCAGAGGAAGGAgatggcctctggcttcagcaaGGGGCCCCCCCTGGGGCTGCTGCCCGACGTGCCGTCCCTCATGGAGACGTTCAGCTACAGCTACTGCTACGTGGGGATCATGACTG GCCCGTTCTTCCGCTACCGCACCTACCTGGACTGGGTGGAGCAGCCCTTCCCCGGCGCCGTGCCCAGCCTGCGGCCCCTGCTGCGCCGCGCCTGGCCGGCCCCGCTCTTCGGCCTGCTCTTCCTGCTGTCCTCGCACCTCTTCCCGCTGGAGGCCGTGCGCGAGGACGCCTTCTAcgcccgcccgctgcccgcccgcCTCTTCTACATGATCCCCGTCTTCTTCGCCTTCCGCATGCGCTTCTACGTGGCCTGGATCGCCGCCGAGTGCGGCTGTATTGCCGCCGGCTTCGGGGCCTACCCCGTGGCCGCCAAagcccgggccgggggcggccccACCCTCCAATGCCCACCCCCCAGCAG tccgGAGAAGGCGGCCTCCCTGGAGTATGACTATGAGACCATCCGCAACATCGACTGCTACAGCACGGACTTCTGCGTGCGGGTGCGGGACGGCATGCGGTACTGGAACATGACGGTGCAGTGGTGGCTGGCCCAGTACATCTACAAGAGCGCACCTGCCCGCTCCTACGTCCTGAG GAGCGCCTGGACCATGCTGCTGAGCGCCTACTGGCACGGCCTCCACCCTGGCTACTACCTGAGCTTCCTGACCGTGCCGCTGTGCCTGGCCGCCGAGAGCCGGCTGGAGTCGGCGCTGCGGGGGCGGCTGGGCCCCGGGGGCCAGCAGGCCTGGGACTGGGTGCACTGGTTCCTGAAGATGCGCGCCTACGACTACATGTGCATGGGCTTCGTGCTGCTGTCCATGGGCGACACGCTCCGCTACTGGGGCTCCGTCTACTACTGCATCCacgtcctggccctggcctgcctggcgctggggctggccctgggcgggGGCAGCCCGGGCCGGCGGAAGGCAGCGCCTCCGCAGGCCGCCGACCCCACGCCGGCGAAGCTGCACGAGGAGTGA
- the TMC4 gene encoding transmembrane channel-like protein 4, with protein MEENQAWDSGTWSSPGGWLRPRGAREGQSLSSVLNELPSAATLRYRGPGVPPWGAPEEEDEEDRRSVQTLAEAAHKELQEPQPSRALPWPMQARRAHRQTQAWDQMAYSARSSRTQWAQLLRRSQKTMEGLGTLKPWAWTLKRIGGQFGAGTESYFSLLRFLLLLNALAAVLVACMVLLPTWLEGAPPGPDTASPCGPYNPGTPGLVSFPSQLFNLLSGQGYLEWSPLFYGFFPARPSLAVAYLCSAFAVSLISLVLILRRSVSGLKQTLLAESGTLTSYSHRVFSAWDFGLRGDVHVRLRQRKILFELQVELEEAAVRRRAAVRTLGQQARVWAVRALLNLLVLALLGAAFYGIYWATGYTVELQEAPLVQRAPLLSLAVNFLPSVFISAVNFVLPPVFKALAPLEGYTRSRQVVLLLLRAVFLRLASLLVLLFSLWAQITCGGRAQAEDCKACGYNSKELPCWETRVGQEMYKLLLFDLLTGLAVTLLIQFPRKLLCSGCPGALGRVAGTQEFEVPDEVLGLIYAQTVVWVGTFFCPLLPLLNTAKFLLVFYQKKVAVFSTCSPASRTFRASTANFFFPLVLLLGLAVSAVPVLYSIFLIPPSKLCGPFRGLPSIWAQIPEAISGLPQSSQNVLFFLGTQAFAVPLLLISSILLAYTVALAHSYGRVISALRRQMETEAQNKTFLAQRAVALSAARAARTPGPP; from the exons ATGGAAGAAAACCAGGCCTGGGATTCGGGAACCTGGAGCTCCCCTGGGGGGTGGCTGCGCCCCCGGGGGGCCAGAGAAG GCCAGTCTCTCTCCTCGGTGTTGAACGAGCTCCCCAGTGCTGCCACCCTGCGCTACCGCGGCCCTGGGGTGCCGCCCTGGGGGGCgccagaggaggaggacgaggaggacaGAAGGAGCGTCCAGACCTTGGCGGAAGCTGCCCACAAGGAGCTGCAGGAGCCACAGCCCTCCCGGGCACTGCCCTGGCCCATGCAGGCCAGGCGGGCGCACAG GCAGACCCAGGCCTGGGACCAgatggcctacagtgccagatCCAGCAGGACCCAGTGGGCCCAGCTGCTTCGGAGGTCCCAGAAGACGATGGAAGGCTTGGGCACCCTGAAGCCCTGGGCATGGACCCTGAAGAGGATCGGGG gccaGTTTGGCGCCGGCACCGAGTCCTACTTCTCTCTGCTACGGTTCCTGCTGCTTCTcaacgcgctggccgcggtgctgGTGGCTTGCATGGTGCTGCTGCCCACCTGGCTGGAAGGGGCTCCCCCGGGCCCCGACACGGCCTCACCCTGCGGACCCTATAACCCCGGCACCCCGGGCCTGGTGTCCTTCCCCTCCCAGCTCTTCAACTTGCTCTCCGGACAG GGCTACCTGGAATGGTCCCCTCTCTTCTATGGGTTCTTCCCGGCCCGCCCCAGCCTGGCCGTCGCCTACCTGTGCTCAGCCTTCGCCGTGAGCCTCATCAGCCTGGTGCTCATCCTGCGCCG CTCCGTGTCCGGCCTGAAGCAGACGCTGCTGGCCGAATCGGGGACTCTGACCAGCTACAGCCACCGCGTGTTCTCGGCCTGGGACTTCGGCCTCCGCGGGGACGTCCACGTGCGGCTGCGCCAGCGCAAGATCCTGTTCGAGTTACAG GTGGAGCTGGAGGAGGCGGCGGTGCGGCGCCGGGCTGCGGTGCGCACGCTGGGCCAGCAGGCGCGCGTGTGGGCGGTGCGCGCTCTGCTCAACCTGCTGGTGCTGGCGCTCCTGGGGGCCGCCTTCTACGGCATCTACTGGGCCACGGGGTACACGGTGGAGCTGCAG gaggcgCCCCTCGTGCAGCGGGCGCCGCTGCTGAGCTTGGCCGTGAACTTCCTCCCGTCCGTGTTCATCTCGGCCGTCAACTTCGTGCTGCCCCCCGTGTTCAAGGCTCTCGCGCCGCTCGAGGGCTACACGCGCAGCCGCCAGGTCGTTCTCCTCCTGCTCAG GGCCGTGTTCCTGCGCCTGGCGTCGCTGCTCGTCCTGCTCTTCTCCCTCTGGGCGCAGATCACGTGCGGCGGCCGCGCCCAGGCCGAGGACTGCAAGGCCTGCGGCTACAACTCCAAGGAGCTGCCG tgctgggagaccCGCGTGGGCCAGGAGATGTACAAGCTCCTGCTCTTCGACCTGCTCACCGGCCTGGCGGTCACGCTGCTCATCCAGTTTCCGCGCAA GCTGCTGTGCAGCGGCTGCCCCGGCGCGCTGGGGCGCGTGGCGGGGACGCAGGAGTTCGAGGTGCCGGACGAGGTGCTGGGGCTCATCTACGCGCAGACGGTGGTCTGGGTGGGGACCTTCTTCTGCCCCTTACTGCCGCTGCTCAACACGGCCAAGTTCCTGCTGGTGTTCTACCAGAAGAAG GTCGCCGTCTtctccacctgctccccagcctcCCGCACCTTCCGGGCCTCCACCGCCAACTTCTTCTTCCCCCTGGTGCTGCTCCTGGGCCTGGCGGTGTCCGCGGTTCCCGTGCTGTACAGCATCTTCCT CATCCCGCCGTCCAAGCTGTGCGGCCCGTTCCGCGGGCTCCCGTCCATCTGGGCCCAGATCCCGGAGGCCATCAGCGGCCTCCCTCAGAGCTCCCAGAACGTCCTCTTCTTCCTGGGGACCCAGGCGTTCGCTGTTCCCCTGCTGCTCATCTCCAG CATCCTGCTGGCCTACACCGTGGCCCTGGCCCACTCGTACGGACGCGTCATCTCCGCGCTGCGACGCCAGATGGAGACG gAGGCGCAGAACAAGACGTTCCTGGCCCAGCGCGCCGTGGCGCTGAGCGCGGCCCGCGCGGCGCGGACCCCCGGGCCGCCGTGA
- the LENG1 gene encoding leukocyte receptor cluster member 1, translating into MNILPKKSWHVRNKDNVARVRRDEAQAREEAKERERRVLLAQQEARTEFLRKKARRQQALPEPEAGAPSAGPVDLLRGLLEDGKAAGGNKEHEEEQRQEKERRERALGILTYLGQSAAEAQTQPPWYQLPPGREAPPAGPAPDEKLKSRLDPLREMQKHLGKRHSGDRDGPGGKERKEGRPKPRPPGPPSLEQLRAERLRREAAERARAEALLAQVRGQAPGQGQTEEEELDDRRRRYNSQFHPQLARRPRGRDPHLTPNS; encoded by the exons ATGAATATCTTGCCCAAGAAGAGCTGGCACGTTCGGAACAAGGACAATGTGGCCCGCGTGCGGCGGGACGAGGCCCAGGCCAGGGAGGAGGCGAAGGAGCGGGAGCGGAGGGTGCTGCTCGCGCAGCAGGAG gcccgcaCAGAGTTCCTGCGGAAGAAGGCCAGGCGCCAGCAGGCGCTGCCCGAGCCCGAGGCGGGTGCCCCGAGCGCCGGCCCGGTGGACCTGCTGCGGGGGCTGCTGGAGGACGGGAAGGCAGCCGGTGGCAACAAGGAGCACGAGGAGGAACAGCGGCAGGAGAAG GAGCGGCGAGAGCGAGCGCTGGGCATCCTGACGTACCTGGGCCAGAGTGCGGCAGAGGCCCAGACGCAGCCCCCCTGGTACCAGCTCCCTCCGGGGCGAGAGGCCCCCCCAGCCGGCCCAGCCCCCGATGAGAAGCTCAAGAGCCGCCTGGACCCCCTGCGGGAGATGCAGAAGCACCTGGGGAAGAGGCACAGCGGCGACAGGGACGGCCCGGGCggcaaggagaggaaggagggacgGCCGAAACCGCGGCCCCCGGG ACCCCCATCCCTGGAGCAGCTTCGAGCTGAGCGTCTCCGGCGGGAGGCAGCCGAGAGGGCTCGGGCCGAAGCCCTGCTGGCCCAGGTGCGCGGCCAGGCCCCCGGGCAGGGTCagacagaagaggaggagctggacgACCGGCGGCGGCGGTACAACTCCCAGTTCCACCCCCAGCTGGCCCGGCGCCCCCGCGGTCGcgacccccacctcacccccaacTCCTGA